In Bombus fervidus isolate BK054 chromosome 11, iyBomFerv1, whole genome shotgun sequence, a single genomic region encodes these proteins:
- the Pyd gene encoding zonula occludens-like protein polychaetoid isoform X3, which translates to MDKKECACSQDGCSEVLNGKTANFRDEVSQGTRMDRNDSNVSVGNSANPPNSSSTTHGILHNTSVGTDAQNGDRGWEVHHVTVTRVPGYGFGIAVSGGRDNPHFTNGDPAIAISDVLKAGPAEGKLQVNDRIISANGISLEGADYGAAIRVLRDSGSTVLLVVKRRASSNTSGSIGNSTLQSHRLTLTRNNKKDDFGIVLGCRLYVKEVTRDNTGVKPGDVLTRIGSVATDNMSLKEAKKLMDQCKDRLSIVVTRDSSCCHVQQQAKSETGEYLSGTTSYSSQNLYVPPPTRQPIEDKSNLVPRGRARGPLMDVSLSQLDLPATPTVDPPRPPPPRPEDYYSTRRQLYDEDLSRNKLPMPDPRFITFQKEGSVGVRLSGGNETGVFVTAVQAGSPASLQGLQPGDKILKINDMDMKGVTREEAVLFLLSLQEQIDLIVQHRRQEYDQVVASGKGDSFHIKTHFHYEQPQKGEMSFRSGDVFHVVDTLHNGVVGSWQVFRIGRNNQEVQKGIIPNKARAEELATAQFNATKKEMSASESRGSFFRRRRSSHRRSKSLGRDHWDDVVFSDSVSKFPAYERVILRHPGFVRPVVLFGPVADLAREKLLKDFPDKFTSPQMENQLDDNVGKNTKSSGIIRLSAIREVMDRGKHALLDITPNAVDRLNYAQFYPIVIFLKAETKQIIKEMRAGIPKSAHKSSKKLLEQCQKLDKIWGHIFSAVITLTTPEAWYRKLRELIDRQQQGLLWMSQTKPEEALSDDFLFPMTSRLSYASSPESDLELSPAPALPGALGAPSRLKSSSDPSIATQDDIAAPPPYSTTYQQSFEQPKRRSQGGMGDGKYGFSLSGQVSNQSGSPEYLGGSFEPRSSSHHSPPDLPPRVDRNAKPSSQQQRNAIGRSAQERLLNKTDSVLDVANYINATPHKANATSSLERAQPKAGSYDSMSSYDSYNNTNGNTSYGVAGLSTSTGRLGPNVPDDLKSSGGPARPHDPYRFTRSTAQPIPNHDSQPRTDYAKYRMMARKPRPLRRACRIYISSRDTLV; encoded by the exons ATGGATAAGAAAGAATGCGCGTGTAGTCAAGATGGTTGTTCGGAGGTGTTAAACGGAAAGACGGCGAATTTTCGAGACGAAGTTTCTCAGGGTACCAGAATGGATAGAAACGATAGCAACGTGAGTGTCGGAAATTCGGCTAATCCCCCAAATTCGTCTTCGACGACGCACGGTATTCTTCACAATACTTCCGTTGGAACCGATGCACAG aaCGGCGACAGAGGATGGGAGGTTCATCATGTTACTGTTACCAGAGTTCCGGGTTACGGATTCGGTATTGCCGTTTCTGGTGGTCGGGATAATCCCCATTTCACTAATGGCGATCCTGCTATCGCGATTTCTGATGTCTTGAAAGCTGGACCGGCCGAAGGAAAATTGCA AGTAAACGATCGCATAATATCTGCCAATGGAATATCGTTAGAGGGCGCCGATTATGGAGCAGCGATTCGTGTTCTCAGGGATTCCGGATCGACGGTTCTTTTAGTTGTTAAGCGTAGAGCTTCGTCGAATACTTCTGGAAGTATAGGAAATTCCACTCTTCAGAGTCATCGGTTGACTTTAacgagaaataataaaaaagatg ATTTCGGAATTGTTCTTGGTTGTCGTCTTTACGTGAAAGAAGTAACTCGAGATAACACTGGGGTAAAACCGGGAGACGTTTTAACGCGAATCGGCAGCGTGGCTACGGATAACATGAGCTTAAAGGAAGCTAAGAAATTGATGGATCAATGCAAAGATAGATTGTCGATCGTGGTGACTCGAGACAGCTCCTGCTGTCACGTTCAACAGCAGGCAAAGAGCGAAACTGGCGAATATCTTTCTGGGACGACGAGTTACAGTAGCCAGAACTTGTACGTTCCACCTCCGACCAGGCAACCGATAGAGGACAAGAGCAATCTTGTTCCTAGAGGTCGTGCAAGAGGGCCATTGATGGATGTATCTCTCAGTCAATTAGATCTTCCCGCAACACCTACGGTAGACCCTCCCAGGCCGCCGCCCCCTAGACCAGAAG ATTATTATAGCACAAGGAGACAATTGTACGATGAGGATTTATCTAGGAATAAGCTTCCAAT gCCCGATCCTCGATTCATTACTTTCCAAAAAGAGGGATCGGTGGGCGTTAGATTAAGCGGCGGAAACGAAACTGGTGTTTTCGTGACAGCCGTTCAAGCAGGAAGCCCGGCGTCTCTTCAGGGTTTACAACCCggtgataaaattttaaaa ATAAACGATATGGACATGAAAGGAGTAACAAGAGAGGAGGCTGTCCTTTTCTTACTTAGCCTCCAAGAACAAATTGACTTGATCGTTCAACACCGACGACAGGAGTACGATCAAGTAGTAGCATCTGGAAAGGGTGATTCTTTTCACATAAA AACTCATTTCCATTACGAACAACCGCAAAAAGGTGAAATGAGTTTTCGTAGCGGAGATGTGTTTCACGTTGTAGACACGCTGCACAACGGTGTTGTCGGTTCGTGGCAGGTGTTCCGTATTGGTAGGAACAATCAGGAAGTACAAAAAGGTATAATTCCAAATAAAGCACGAGCCGAAGAACTAGCAACGGCGCAATTCAATGCAACGAAGAAGGAAATGAGTGCCAGTGAAAGCAGAGGTAGTTTCTTTAGGAGAAGACGAAGCAGTCATAGACGTTCTAAATCTCTTGGCAGa GATCATTGGGACGACGTGGTATTTTCAGACAGTGTTAGCAAATTCCCAGCGTACGAAAGAGTGATCTTAAGGCACCCAGGATTCGTGAGACCTGTAGTATTATTCGGTCCTGTTGCTGACCTAGCCAGAGAAAAGTTGTTGAAAGACTTTCCTGATAAATTCACGTCTCCGC AAATGGAAAATCAGTTAGACGATAACGTTGGAAAGAATACAAAGTCATCGGGTATCATTCGACTTAGTGCTATCAGAGAAGTGATGGATCGAGGAAAGCATGCTTTATTGGACATCACTCCGAACGCAGTGGATCGATTGAATTACGCGCAATTCTATCCTATAGTCATTTTTCTGAAAGCcgaaacgaaacaaattatCAAGGAGATGCGTGCCGGAATTCCTAA ATCGGCGCATAAAAGTAGTAAAAAGCTTCTGGAGCAATGTcaaaaattagataaaatttgGGGTCATATATTCAGCGCGGTGATTACATTAACAACGCCGGAAGCTTGGTATCGAAAATTAAGAGAACTGATCGATCGACAACAACAAGGACTACTTTGGATGAGTCAAACCAAG CCGGAAGAGGCACTCTCGGATGACTTCCTATTCCCGATGACTTCTCGCCTCTCCTATGCTTCCTCTCCGGAGAGCGACTTGGAACTTAGTCCGGCACCAGCTTTGCCGGGTGCTTTGGGTGCACCGTCTAGATTGAAAAGCAGCTCTGATCCAAGCATCGCTACGCAAGACGACATTGCTGCACCTCCTCCGTATTCCACCACTTACCAg CAATCCTTCGAACAACCAAAAAGAAGATCACAAGGGGGAATGGGAGATGGAAAATACGGATTTTCATTATCAGGGCAAGTTAGCAATCAATCGGGTTCACCGGAATATTTAGGTGGTTCGTTCGAGCCACGATCTTCTTCTCATCATAGTCCGCCCGATTTACCGCCAAGAGTGGATCGTAACGCGAAACCGAGTAGTCAACAGCAAAGAAACGCTATCGGCAGGTCCGCGCAAGAACGGTTGCTGAATAAGACAGACTCGGTATTGGACGTTGCAAATTATATAAACGCAACGCCTCATAAAGCTAATGCCACGTCGTCGCTTGAAAGAGCCCAACCAAAAGCG GGAAGCTACGATAGCATGTCTTCTTATGATTCCTATAACAATACAAATGGAAATACCAGTTACGGAGTAGCGGGTTTGAGTACATCAACCGGTCGATTGGGTCCCAATGTGCCAGACGACTTAAAAAGCAGCGGTGGACCGGCAAGGCCGCACGATCCTTACAGATTTACTCGATCAACCGCGCAACCAATTCCAAATCATGATTCCCAACCACGAACCGATTATGCCAAATATAG AATGATGGCACGAAAACCTCGACCGTTGAGGAGAGCCTGTAGAATCTATATTTCTAGTCGAGATACGCTAGTCTga